GCCGTGAACGCTAAAGcgaaatgaattaaaataaacGATGAAACTTACAAAATGATCTAAGAACAAAGAAAGTTATGCAGAGAGGTCTAACAGAATATGAATAGCGATAACTGAAAAGAATGTGAAAGGAATGTGCAACTATACAAAGAACTAAACGCTAAACATATTGACGTGGAATGCGGCCGTAACATCTGGCTCCCCTAAGAGTTAGGAAAAACTCTTATGTCCTTAATTCTTAATTAAGCATTAAAGTTCATTGAATATCTCTAAATCTCCATGGCTCCTCTGGCTGGGATATACCCCTGGTCCTCAGTTTTCTTTATTCTCAAGTATTAGCACGAGCTTCTGAATTGGCCTCTCCAACGTTGTCGTTGCCGTTGCAACCTTCACCGATCAGACCTGTCCCTTTGAATCTGGGCGTGAGTCGACAACTCGAGCCATATTCCATTGATTTCTTGGCGCTCTATCATCGGCGATCAATACAAGGTCCCCTCTTTGAAAGTTTCTCTTCGGgttgttccattttactctctcTTGTAAGGTCTGGACGTACTCCTTTCTCCATCTTGACCAAAAGACGTTGGACAAATATTGAACCCGTTTCCATCTTCGAAGGAGATAAACGTCGGCCTTCTGGAAGTTACCCGGGGGCGGCATTACGATCTTTGATTTCATCGTCAATAGGTGACTCGGCGTTAAAGGATCCAAATCTCCGGGATCACTTGACGAGACGGTAAGTGGACGGCTGTTGATGATGCATTCTACCTCAGCCATCAAGGTTCTAAGAGACTCATCATCAAGGACGTGACCATATTCTCGCATCAGCGCAGATAAGATGGATCAAACAGATCGTATCTGACGTTCCCAGACGCCACCCATATGAGACACAGCTGGGGGATTCCTTTTCCATTTGATAACCCAATCAGAATTGAAGTCTTTGCTGAGGCGTCTTTGGATGTCATCATGCTCCATCTCCTCTAGGGCTTTCTTAAGCTCTGTCTGAGCTCCCACAGTGTTGGTTCCCTGGTCTGATCTGATCTCGCATACCGGTCCTCTCCTTGCTATGAATCTTCGTAGTGCGTTCATAAAGGAATCTGTTTCTAGCGAGTCTGCTGTTTCGATGTGTACTCCTCTACTGGCTAAGCAAGTAAATAGCACCCCATAACGTTTGACTTCTTTCCTGCCTTACTTTATTTGAAAGGGACCAAACAGATCGACACCACAATAAGTGAAGGGAGGGGCAGATGTTATCCTCTCCTCCAGCAGATCAGCCATCTTCTGTTCACCGGTTGTTCCTCGAAGACGACGACACACAACACACTTGGAAATGAGATGTCTCACAGCAGAATTCGCGCTAACTATCCAATATCGGCTTCTAAGCTCGTTCAACGTTATGCCTCTGCCAGCATGAGCGTCACGAATGATAACCTCGACGATGAAACTCTTCTTAGGGAGGATAACCGGATGCTTAAAGCTTTCCTCGAACTCCTGTGAATTACCCAGTCTACCACCAATGTGGATGAGTCCATCCTTGTCTAGAAAGGGATCAAGGCGGAACAGGGTACTTGACTTCCTAATTTCAGACTTCTTCGCTTTCGCGAATTGGCGATCGTCCTTGGAATATGCTCTTTGAATCTTCTGTAAGGCTCCCATTTCCTTGGGAAACGCTCTACTCTGTATAAGTCTAAGAATGGTCTTCTCAGCTCTGTCTAACTCTTCTACCCTCAGAGGCTCGGCTTCAACCTTTGTGGCATTTCCACCTCTCCTTGTACCATCGTCAGTAATACCTAGCTTGGGCTTGAGACGGATTTCTTCAGTCGGTGCCATTTGGAAAATCGGTTAAGTCTCATCAGAAAATCTTCGCTCTCATCGACGTCCGTGCTGTGTACCAAGATCCTTTTAACTTCAGGGTCTTCTACAGGGATATCATCTAGGTCATCAGGGAGTTGAGGCCACTCACTCTCAGGTAGCCGTAAGAAGTTTGGACCTGTAATCCAACGACACTGCGGGGATAATTCTTGACCGTCAAGACCACGGGAAGCGTCGTCTGCAGGATTCCTTTTGGACGTAACTTACCTCCACTGGTAGGGGTTTGTCGCGTCTCGTATCGTCTGAAGACGGTTGGCGACAAAGACCTGAAAACGCTTCTTTTCGTTACTTATGTACTTTAACATGGTTGTGCTGTCTGTCCAGAAGTGCTTGCTACTAACAGGTTCGTCTAGCTCTCTGGCGATCATCTCTACCACACGAACTGATACAGTGGCTGCGGTTAACTCTAAACAAGGGATAGTCATGGTCTTCACGGGAGCAACTCGAGCCTTCCCTATAAGGAATGCGCAATGGACGTCACCTCTCTCGTTTTCCATTCTAAGATAAGATACTTGATCATAACCAGTCGAACTTGCGTCAGAGAAACTGTGGATCTGTCTCGACACGACGACCCCAAAGTTATTGGGCTTCAGACATCGTTCCATAGAGAAACGCTCAAGTGCAGGCAACTGGCCTCTTCACCTTTCCCAACATACGCAGAACTCTTCGCAAATCTCGTCGTCCCATCCTAGCTTTGTTTGGCACAGATCCTGCAATATCTTCTTCCCGACTAACAGGAAGGGCGCAGCTATACCCAGAGGGTCGTAGACGGAAGATATGGTTGATAGTATTCCCCTCCTTGTTAGTAGCTGGTCTTTGATGACAAACATGAAACCGAACATGTCCGATTCGATCGCCCACTGGACACCAAGAGCTCTCTCCACTGGATAGTAATCACTTCCTAATTCTAACGATCTAACTTCTGGGGCGCGCACTTCTTCCGGGATACTTTCGAGAACGTTTTTGCTGTTGCTGACGATCTTGGCCAAATTAAACCCTCCATGGGCACAAGCCTGGTGAACATCACGTATCCTGATAGCGGTATCTTCTTTTCCTTCAGAGTGCAGACAGTCGTCAACGTAAAAGTTCTTTCGCAGAACATCTGCGGCCTCTGTTCCAACAATCTTTTCCGCGTCATCTGCGGCTTTTCTCAGCGTGAAATTTGAGCAACTTGGTGACGACACTGCGCCGAACAAGTGGACGTTCATTTGATATTCTTCAAGGTCTTGTGTTAGGCCACCAAAGGAAGCGAAGGAAGTCTCGCTGGCCTTCTGGCACGCGGACTTGATGGAACATTGCATCAATGTCCCCCATAAACGCAATAGGCTCTTCGCGAAATCTTGTAAGGACACCAACAAGTCGATTTGTCAGGTCAGGCCCTTGTAACAACTTGTCGTTGAGCGATGTTCCTCCAAATTTAGCGCTACAGTCGAACACCACCCTTATCTTGTTCGGCTTCTTGGCATGGTAAACGCCATGATGGGGTATGTACCAGACTTGGCCCGTCTTTGCAGGAATAAGATGAGACGGTACCTTCCGAGCAAATCCCTTGGCAATGATGCTGCTCATAAAGTTAACATAGTCCTTGTAAAACTTCTCATTCATGATAAGCTTCTTTCTTAACAATAGTGCTCTTTGAAGAACTTGTTCTCTGTTATTAGGAAACCATTGGCTGTCAACGCGGAAGGGAAGGGGAATTTTATAATGATGATCTTCCTCGTGATGAATTCCCTGACTGACTATCTTCAGAAACTTCATGTCTTCTCCTGAATATTCTTTCTCCGTATCTTCCGTTCGTTCACTGAAGTCCAGTTCGAGCATCTTGTTGAGTGCTTGTGGAGTGACGATCTCCTTAACTCTGCTCTCTACCATGAAGTGGTGGTCGAGGTGTCTGCCTGAACCAACTTCCGTAGCAGCAACTCTATGGCAATTGACATTTGAATGCTCCGTTTTGCACATGTACAGAGGCCCCACTATTGCCCACCCTGCAAACGTCCTGATTGCGAAGGGACCACCATCTTCACTAGCTAATACGTCTATAGGTTCGAGAGCTTTCGGGCagtttgagccaatcagaagacTAATCTTGACATTCGGTAACTGTGTAGGCAGCTCGCTGGCTATGTTTCTGAGATGTTTCTAACGATGGGCAAGTTCAGGCGTAGGCACATTTGGGGGTGTGCAGAGGTCTTCTTTAGTGAACATCTTCGGTAGCTGTATGGGATTCTTTCCCTTTAAGTCCATGACGATTAATCCATTCAAGACCTTAGAGTCGTGCAACTTTGTACCATTGACAGTCTTCACCATGAGCTGTGTATTCACGCCCTTCACCCCCAAGGTGGTCGCGATATCGTCGATAACGAACGAACCGATACTGCAGGTGTCAAGCATAGCGTAAGTGAGGACTTCACTTTCAGCAGATTTCAGCCTAACAGGAACGACAGGAACGGCGGTTACTGATTCTTCGGTGCCTACAGCATTGCAGAGGGCTTCTTCCACCTCGGTGTGAGCATTTAAAACGTTCTCCTTTGGTTGCGGAGGAGTAGAGCGAACCTGTTTGGAGGCCTCCTGATTAAGGGCGAGGCTATCATCATGTAGACCCGTTGGATGTCGACGTGAGCAGCTCTTACAGGTCCTTCGCTGGGCACAACCGTTGGATCTATCTCCAGGACTGTAGCAGGCAAAGCAGAGTGATTTCTTCTTTAGGAAGTCCTTCCTTTGTGACAAGGATTTGTTCAAGTAGTCTTGACAGTCGTCCAAATCATGGTTCTTGTTGCACAACTTACAGAGGTTAATGGGAGTGCGTGAGCCTGACTGTTGGTCAGCGGTCACATCTGTCGCGTGACTGGAGTCGtgatgtgaagtaacattatggTTCCCAGGCGTTTTAGACTTGCCAAAGCTTTTACCTCTGCCTTTGCTGGAACGATCAGGTCGATCTGAGGTACCATCCAAACGACGGAGCACTTCACGAGAGAAGACTGGGTCGGTCGCAATTCCCGCTTCTGCATTAACGAAGTTCACGAAGTCGGCAAAGGAGGGGATCACTCCACCCGCCACTCTCCTTTTATTTGCTTCTCGGCGCCATCGGTCTTGAAGCGTAAATGGAAGCTTGGTTACCATGCTTTGCAAATTGTGAGGATGGTTTAGGATAGACAGGTAGGTTAGAGTTGACATCGCGCTCCGGCACTGACTTAGGAAGATGGAGAATCTGTCTAATGCCAACTCGTCCCCTGGCCGGATGCAGGGCCACTCATTAATTTTCTTGAGATAGGCGTTGGATATCTTGTATGGGTCCCCATACTTTTCAGTAAGGAGCCTTTTGGCCTCTAGGTACCCACTGTGTCTATCAAGGTGAAGACATCCTTTGATTAGGTCCTTGGGTTCTCTGTGTAAATACTGCTCTAAGTATTGCAGACGCACATCATTCGCGCTGACCTTAGCCTCTACTTGCGATTCAAAACTTCTTATAAAGGTAAAGTACTCCAAAGGATCGCCACTAAACTTGGTCAGTGTAAGAGAAGGCAGTAAACTCTGTTGTTGTTGCTCCGCTAGTAATTCTGTTAATCTGTTCTGTTGTTGAAGGACTTCACAGAACTGCTTAGTGCTTTGATGTGTGTAGGCCATGTATCGAGGTTCACTCGCGAAAGGTTCTTGTTTCGGTTGTCCTAATGGCTCTTTATCTTGCTTCATTTCCTCGATGTGAAACTCAGGTGCAAAAGGATTCAGACTTGGATGCTGCATTGGCTTAGGAGGAGTTTGTATCATAGGAGCGTCATATAAATCAGCGGTAAAGCTCACTTTGGTCATAGTGTTAGACGTAACGGTTGGAGACGTGTAAGCGCTTGAGGTAGTCGGAAGAAATGGCCCAGATGAAGTAGATGCCTGTACAGAAGAATCTTTCGGAGACAATTCTTGACGACCAGTCGAATCCGCATCGCCGACACCCCTTTCAATTTCAGCGAACACACCCTCTCGCACGCGAGCAACTGCCAACTGCTCTTCATG
The sequence above is a segment of the Porites lutea chromosome 3, jaPorLute2.1, whole genome shotgun sequence genome. Coding sequences within it:
- the LOC140931814 gene encoding uncharacterized protein; protein product: MNVHLFGAVSSPSCSNFTLRKAADDAEKIVGTEAADVLRKNFYVDDCLHSEGKEDTAIRIRDVHQACAHGGFNLAKIVSNSKNVLESIPEEVRAPEVRSLELGSDYYPVERALGVQWAIESDMFGFMFVIKDQLLTRRGILSTISSVYDPLGIAAPFLLVGKKILQDLCQTKLGWDDEICEEFCVCWERMENERGDVHCAFLIGKARVAPVKTMTIPCLELTAATVSVRVVEMIARELDEPVSSKHFWTDSTTMLKYISNEKKRFQVFVANRLQTIRDATNPYQWR
- the LOC140931813 gene encoding uncharacterized protein, whose protein sequence is MAPTEEIRLKPKLGITDDGTRRGGNATKVEAEPLRVEELDRAEKTILRLIQSRAFPKEMGALQKIQRAYSKDDRQFAKAKKSEIRKSSTLFRLDPFLDKDGLIHIGGRLGNSQEFEESFKHPVILPKKSFIVEVIIRDAHAGRGITLNELRSRYWIVSANSAVRHLISKCVVCRRLRGTTGEQKMADLLEERITSAPPFTYCASRGVHIETADSLETDSFMNALRRFIARRGPVCEIRSDQGTNTVGAQTELKKALEEMEHDDIQRRLSKDFNSDWVIKWKRNPPAVSHMGGVWERQIRSV
- the LOC140931812 gene encoding uncharacterized protein; its protein translation is MREYGHVLDDESLRTLMAEVECIINSRPLTVSSSDPGDLDPLTPSHLLTMKSKIVMPPPGNFQKADVYLLRRWKRVQYLSNVFWSRWRKEYVQTLQERVKWNNPKRNFQRGDLVLIADDRAPRNQWNMARVVDSRPDSKGQV